The Acinonyx jubatus isolate Ajub_Pintada_27869175 chromosome D1, VMU_Ajub_asm_v1.0, whole genome shotgun sequence genome includes a window with the following:
- the SNX19 gene encoding sorting nexin-19 isoform X1, translating into MKAETVSSLQETPAESSWSLSNLLSSRKLMTVGIVLGWLMVIHFLVNVWLLCLLSALLAVLGGWLGSNAIVGASGRLHLERFIPVATCPPNPEAERQLEQEINRTIQMIIRDFVSSWYRSVSQEPAFEEEMEAAMRGLVQELRRRMGMVDSHALVQRVLTLCGCHLQSYIQAKEATAEKQSGTVEPSQLWEAYCRATAPHPAVQSPSTEVTYTRGIVNLLLQGLVPKPHLETRTGRHVVVELITCNVILPLISKLSDPDWIHLVLVGIFSKARNNPTGVVKPTSPASGLEKPSVPTSLPLIVEVQSLPEVRAPSPAAAAPVLLNCSEPEGPSHHSPEVEEGHEAIEGELGGVPEERKVGNNASHFLQPDIRGPLFLCEELESPLSELSKETIMLMTPGNFLSDRIQDALCALEGPQSLESKNVEASEGIEGAEAEEGPGTETEAGLLVSMLTSCPEIHIDTADKEVEQGDVTSLTALLTDPERTCPPRPSCLEKDLTNGVSSLDPSLPQVLLSSSPTGPVSSATFSFEPLSSPDGPVVIQNLRITGTITAREHSGTGFHPYTLYTVKYETALDGENSSGLQQLAYHTVNRRYREFLNLQTRLEEKSDLRKFIKNVKGPKKLFPDLPFGNMDSDRVEARKSLLESFLKQLCAIPEIANSEEMQEFLALNTDARIAFVKKPFMVSRIDKMVVSAIVDTLKTAFPRSEPQSPTEELSEAETESKPQTEGKKTSKSRLRFSSSKIAPALNITEAPEKILYCFQEGSVESEILSMSGMESFIEKQTKLLEMQPAEVPEKDREQIPKGCVDGYLSDPAVPAQDLSTSDPGTETELADTALDLLLLLLMEQWRWLCTENMQKVLRLVFGTLIQRWLEVQVANLTCPQRWVQYLRLLQESIWPGGVLPKYPRPVRTQEQKVAAEKQALQSLMGILPDIVVEILGVNKCQLSWSLVLESLQQPVINRHLIYCLWDIILEFLDLSASVEESTVTTSASDTPGNPRRMGVSP; encoded by the exons ATGAAGGCAGAGACAGTGTCCTCGTTGCAAGAGACTCCAGCTGAGTCCAGCTGGAGCCTCAGTAACCTGCTGAGTAGCCGGAAGCTGATGACTGTGGGGATCGTGCTCGGCTGGCTCATGGTCATCCACTTTCTGGTCAATGTGTGgcttctctgccttctgtctgCATTGCTAGCGGTGCTGGGAGGATGGCTGGGCTCAAACGCCATTGTGGGGGCTTCAGGTCGACTGCATCTGGAACGCTTCATCCCAGTGGCCACCTGTCCTCCAAACCCTGAGGCAGAGAGGCAATTGGAACAGGAGATCAACCGCACCATCCAGATGATTATTCGGGACTTTGTGTCTTCCTGGTATCGCTCAGTGAGCCAGGAGCCAGCCTTTGAGGAAGAAATGGAGGCCGCCATGAGAGGCTTGGTCCAGGAGCTCCGGAGGAGGATGGGCATGGTGGACAGTCATGCTCTTGTTCAGAGGGTTCTGACTCTGTGCGGTTGTCACCTGCAGAGCTATATTCAGGCAAAGGAGGCCACAGCTGAGAAGCAGAGTGGTACAGTTGAGCCCTCCCAGCTCTGGGAGGCTTACTGCCGAGCTACTGCCCCACATCCTGCTGTACAGAGCCCCAGCACTGAGGTCACCTATACACGTGGCATTGTAAATTTGTTACTGCAAGGACTCGTGCCAAAGCCCCACTTGGAGACCCGGACCGGGCGCCATGTTGTGGTGGAACTCATTACTTGCAATGTAATCTTACCACTAATCAGCAAGCTTTCAGATCCCGACTGGATCCACCTTGTACTTGTGGGCATCTTTTCCAAGGCCAGAAATAATCCTACAGGAGTGGTTAAACCAACCTCCCCAGCCAGTGGTCTGGAAAAGCCCTCAGTGCCCACATCTCTGCCTCTGATTGTTGAGGTACAGAGTCTGCCAGAAGTGAGAGCCCCgtctccagcagcagcagcaccagtgCTACTAAACTGTAGTGAGCCAGAGGGGCCTTCCCACCACTCGCCAGAAGTTGAAGAAGGCCATGAAGCAATAGAGGGAGAATTGGGTGGAGtgccagaagaaaggaaagtaggAAACAACGCATCTCATTTCCTACAGCCAGATATTCGAGGCCCTTTGTTCTTATGTGAAGAGCTGGAGTCTCCATTGTCTGAACTGAGTAAAGAAACCATCATGCTCATGACCCCAGGCAACTTCCTCTCTGACAGGATCCAGGATGCCCTGTGTGCCCTAGAGGGTCCCCAGTCTCTGGAGTCTAAGAATGTTGAGGCATCTGAAGGAATCGAAGGAGCAGAGGCCGAGGAGGGTCCAGGAACAGAAACAGAGGCAGGCCTGCTGGTCTCCATGCTGACTTCCTGCCCAGAGATCCACATTGACACAGCAGACAAGGAAGTAGAGCAAGGAGATGTCACCTCTCTTACAGCTTTGCTGACAGATCCGGAGAGGACCTGCCCCCCACGACCCTCATGCTTAGAGAAGGATCTCACCAATGGCGTGAGCTCCTTAGATCCTAGTCTCCCACAGGTTCTGCTTTCCTCCTCTCCAACCGGTCCTGTCAGCTCAGCCACCTTCAGCTTTGAGCCCCTGAGCAGTCCAGACGGCCCAGTTGTTATCCAGAACCTTCGTATCACTGGTACCATTACTGCTCGAGAGCACAGTGGCACTGGATTCCACCCATACACGCTCTACACGGTGAAG tATGAGACAGCTCTGGACGGTGAGAACAGCAGTGGCCTGCAGCAGCTGGCCTACCACACTGTGAATCGCCGCTACCGCGAGTTCCTCAATCTGCAGACACGTCTGGAGGAGAAATCAGATCTACGGAAGTTCATCAAAA atgtaaaggGTCCTAAAAAGCTCTTTCCAGATCTTCCATTTGGAAACATGGATAGTGACAGAGTAGAAGCCCGTAAGAGCCTCCTGGAATCCTTTCTAAAG CAACTCTGTGCCATTCCAGAGATCGCTAACAGTGAAGAGATGCAGGAGTTCCTTGCTCTGAACACAGATGCTCGTATTGCCTTTGTCAAGAAACCATTCATGGTGTCCAGAATAGACAAG ATGGTGGTGAGTGCTATCGTGGACACCTTGAAGACAGCATTTCCTCGCTCTGAACCCCAGAGTCCCACAGAAGAGCTGAGTGAGGCCGAGACAGAAAGCAAGCCCCAGACAGAAGGCAAGAAGACTAGCAA GTCCAGGCTGAGGTTCTCATCCAGTAAGATTGCTCCAGCACTGAATATAACTGAAGCACCTGAGAAGATTCTCTATTGTTTTCAGGAAGGCAGTGTG GAGTCAGAGATCCTATCCATGTCTGGGATGGAGTCCTTTATTGAAAAACAGACAAAGTTACTAGAAATGCAGCCAGCAGAAGTCCCAGAAAAAGACCGTGAACAAATCCCCAAAGGTTGTGTGGATGGTTACTTGTCAGATCCAGCCGTGCCAGCCCAAGACCTCAGCACCAGTGATCCGG ggacagagacagagctagCTGACACAGCCCTGGATCTGCTCCTCTTGCTGCTAATGGAACAGTGGAGATGGCTGTGTACAGAAAACATGCAAAAAGTTCTTCGTCTTGTCTTTGGGACCCTAATTCAGAG GTGGCTGGAGGTGCAAGTGGCTAATCTAACATGTCCACAACGCTGGGTGCAGTACCTCCGACTTCTTCAGGAGTCCATCTGGCCTGGTGGGGTTTTGCCTAAGTATCCACGGCCTGTAAGGACCCAGGAGCAGAAAGTGGCTGCTGAAAAACAGGctttgcagagcctgatgggaatCCTGCCAG
- the SNX19 gene encoding sorting nexin-19 isoform X2, which yields MKAETVSSLQETPAESSWSLSNLLSSRKLMTVGIVLGWLMVIHFLVNVWLLCLLSALLAVLGGWLGSNAIVGASGRLHLERFIPVATCPPNPEAERQLEQEINRTIQMIIRDFVSSWYRSVSQEPAFEEEMEAAMRGLVQELRRRMGMVDSHALVQRVLTLCGCHLQSYIQAKEATAEKQSGTVEPSQLWEAYCRATAPHPAVQSPSTEVTYTRGIVNLLLQGLVPKPHLETRTGRHVVVELITCNVILPLISKLSDPDWIHLVLVGIFSKARNNPTGVVKPTSPASGLEKPSVPTSLPLIVEVQSLPEVRAPSPAAAAPVLLNCSEPEGPSHHSPEVEEGHEAIEGELGGVPEERKVGNNASHFLQPDIRGPLFLCEELESPLSELSKETIMLMTPGNFLSDRIQDALCALEGPQSLESKNVEASEGIEGAEAEEGPGTETEAGLLVSMLTSCPEIHIDTADKEVEQGDVTSLTALLTDPERTCPPRPSCLEKDLTNGVSSLDPSLPQVLLSSSPTGPVSSATFSFEPLSSPDGPVVIQNLRITGTITAREHSGTGFHPYTLYTVKYETALDGENSSGLQQLAYHTVNRRYREFLNLQTRLEEKSDLRKFIKNVKGPKKLFPDLPFGNMDSDRVEARKSLLESFLKQLCAIPEIANSEEMQEFLALNTDARIAFVKKPFMVSRIDKMVVSAIVDTLKTAFPRSEPQSPTEELSEAETESKPQTEGKKTSKSRLRFSSSKIAPALNITEAPEKILYCFQEGSVESEILSMSGMESFIEKQTKLLEMQPAEVPEKDREQIPKGCVDGYLSDPAVPAQDLSTSDPGTETELADTALDLLLLLLMEQWRWLCTENMQKVLRLVFGTLIQRWLEVQVANLTCPQRWVQYLRLLQESIWPGGVLPKYPRPVRTQEQKVAAEKQALQSLMGILPEQVM from the exons ATGAAGGCAGAGACAGTGTCCTCGTTGCAAGAGACTCCAGCTGAGTCCAGCTGGAGCCTCAGTAACCTGCTGAGTAGCCGGAAGCTGATGACTGTGGGGATCGTGCTCGGCTGGCTCATGGTCATCCACTTTCTGGTCAATGTGTGgcttctctgccttctgtctgCATTGCTAGCGGTGCTGGGAGGATGGCTGGGCTCAAACGCCATTGTGGGGGCTTCAGGTCGACTGCATCTGGAACGCTTCATCCCAGTGGCCACCTGTCCTCCAAACCCTGAGGCAGAGAGGCAATTGGAACAGGAGATCAACCGCACCATCCAGATGATTATTCGGGACTTTGTGTCTTCCTGGTATCGCTCAGTGAGCCAGGAGCCAGCCTTTGAGGAAGAAATGGAGGCCGCCATGAGAGGCTTGGTCCAGGAGCTCCGGAGGAGGATGGGCATGGTGGACAGTCATGCTCTTGTTCAGAGGGTTCTGACTCTGTGCGGTTGTCACCTGCAGAGCTATATTCAGGCAAAGGAGGCCACAGCTGAGAAGCAGAGTGGTACAGTTGAGCCCTCCCAGCTCTGGGAGGCTTACTGCCGAGCTACTGCCCCACATCCTGCTGTACAGAGCCCCAGCACTGAGGTCACCTATACACGTGGCATTGTAAATTTGTTACTGCAAGGACTCGTGCCAAAGCCCCACTTGGAGACCCGGACCGGGCGCCATGTTGTGGTGGAACTCATTACTTGCAATGTAATCTTACCACTAATCAGCAAGCTTTCAGATCCCGACTGGATCCACCTTGTACTTGTGGGCATCTTTTCCAAGGCCAGAAATAATCCTACAGGAGTGGTTAAACCAACCTCCCCAGCCAGTGGTCTGGAAAAGCCCTCAGTGCCCACATCTCTGCCTCTGATTGTTGAGGTACAGAGTCTGCCAGAAGTGAGAGCCCCgtctccagcagcagcagcaccagtgCTACTAAACTGTAGTGAGCCAGAGGGGCCTTCCCACCACTCGCCAGAAGTTGAAGAAGGCCATGAAGCAATAGAGGGAGAATTGGGTGGAGtgccagaagaaaggaaagtaggAAACAACGCATCTCATTTCCTACAGCCAGATATTCGAGGCCCTTTGTTCTTATGTGAAGAGCTGGAGTCTCCATTGTCTGAACTGAGTAAAGAAACCATCATGCTCATGACCCCAGGCAACTTCCTCTCTGACAGGATCCAGGATGCCCTGTGTGCCCTAGAGGGTCCCCAGTCTCTGGAGTCTAAGAATGTTGAGGCATCTGAAGGAATCGAAGGAGCAGAGGCCGAGGAGGGTCCAGGAACAGAAACAGAGGCAGGCCTGCTGGTCTCCATGCTGACTTCCTGCCCAGAGATCCACATTGACACAGCAGACAAGGAAGTAGAGCAAGGAGATGTCACCTCTCTTACAGCTTTGCTGACAGATCCGGAGAGGACCTGCCCCCCACGACCCTCATGCTTAGAGAAGGATCTCACCAATGGCGTGAGCTCCTTAGATCCTAGTCTCCCACAGGTTCTGCTTTCCTCCTCTCCAACCGGTCCTGTCAGCTCAGCCACCTTCAGCTTTGAGCCCCTGAGCAGTCCAGACGGCCCAGTTGTTATCCAGAACCTTCGTATCACTGGTACCATTACTGCTCGAGAGCACAGTGGCACTGGATTCCACCCATACACGCTCTACACGGTGAAG tATGAGACAGCTCTGGACGGTGAGAACAGCAGTGGCCTGCAGCAGCTGGCCTACCACACTGTGAATCGCCGCTACCGCGAGTTCCTCAATCTGCAGACACGTCTGGAGGAGAAATCAGATCTACGGAAGTTCATCAAAA atgtaaaggGTCCTAAAAAGCTCTTTCCAGATCTTCCATTTGGAAACATGGATAGTGACAGAGTAGAAGCCCGTAAGAGCCTCCTGGAATCCTTTCTAAAG CAACTCTGTGCCATTCCAGAGATCGCTAACAGTGAAGAGATGCAGGAGTTCCTTGCTCTGAACACAGATGCTCGTATTGCCTTTGTCAAGAAACCATTCATGGTGTCCAGAATAGACAAG ATGGTGGTGAGTGCTATCGTGGACACCTTGAAGACAGCATTTCCTCGCTCTGAACCCCAGAGTCCCACAGAAGAGCTGAGTGAGGCCGAGACAGAAAGCAAGCCCCAGACAGAAGGCAAGAAGACTAGCAA GTCCAGGCTGAGGTTCTCATCCAGTAAGATTGCTCCAGCACTGAATATAACTGAAGCACCTGAGAAGATTCTCTATTGTTTTCAGGAAGGCAGTGTG GAGTCAGAGATCCTATCCATGTCTGGGATGGAGTCCTTTATTGAAAAACAGACAAAGTTACTAGAAATGCAGCCAGCAGAAGTCCCAGAAAAAGACCGTGAACAAATCCCCAAAGGTTGTGTGGATGGTTACTTGTCAGATCCAGCCGTGCCAGCCCAAGACCTCAGCACCAGTGATCCGG ggacagagacagagctagCTGACACAGCCCTGGATCTGCTCCTCTTGCTGCTAATGGAACAGTGGAGATGGCTGTGTACAGAAAACATGCAAAAAGTTCTTCGTCTTGTCTTTGGGACCCTAATTCAGAG GTGGCTGGAGGTGCAAGTGGCTAATCTAACATGTCCACAACGCTGGGTGCAGTACCTCCGACTTCTTCAGGAGTCCATCTGGCCTGGTGGGGTTTTGCCTAAGTATCCACGGCCTGTAAGGACCCAGGAGCAGAAAGTGGCTGCTGAAAAACAGGctttgcagagcctgatgggaatCCTGCCAG
- the SNX19 gene encoding sorting nexin-19 isoform X4, with product MKAETVSSLQETPAESSWSLSNLLSSRKLMTVGIVLGWLMVIHFLVNVWLLCLLSALLAVLGGWLGSNAIVGASGRLHLERFIPVATCPPNPEAERQLEQEINRTIQMIIRDFVSSWYRSVSQEPAFEEEMEAAMRGLVQELRRRMGMVDSHALVQRVLTLCGCHLQSYIQAKEATAEKQSGTVEPSQLWEAYCRATAPHPAVQSPSTEVTYTRGIVNLLLQGLVPKPHLETRTGRHVVVELITCNVILPLISKLSDPDWIHLVLVGIFSKARNNPTGVVKPTSPASGLEKPSVPTSLPLIVEVQSLPEVRAPSPAAAAPVLLNCSEPEGPSHHSPEVEEGHEAIEGELGGVPEERKVGNNASHFLQPDIRGPLFLCEELESPLSELSKETIMLMTPGNFLSDRIQDALCALEGPQSLESKNVEASEGIEGAEAEEGPGTETEAGLLVSMLTSCPEIHIDTADKEVEQGDVTSLTALLTDPERTCPPRPSCLEKDLTNGVSSLDPSLPQVLLSSSPTGPVSSATFSFEPLSSPDGPVVIQNLRITGTITAREHSGTGFHPYTLYTVKYETALDGENSSGLQQLAYHTVNRRYREFLNLQTRLEEKSDLRKFIKNVKGPKKLFPDLPFGNMDSDRVEARKSLLESFLKQLCAIPEIANSEEMQEFLALNTDARIAFVKKPFMVSRIDKMVVSAIVDTLKTAFPRSEPQSPTEELSEAETESKPQTEGKKTSKSRLRFSSSKIAPALNITEAPEKILYCFQEGSVESEILSMSGMESFIEKQTKLLEMQPAEVPEKDREQIPKGCVDGYLSDPAVPAQDLSTSDPGTETELADTALDLLLLLLMEQWRWLCTENMQKVLRLVFGTLIQRYCSRNPGGEQMPAELESSLGVTTATRHQQAFDLLPLGHHPGILGSQCLC from the exons ATGAAGGCAGAGACAGTGTCCTCGTTGCAAGAGACTCCAGCTGAGTCCAGCTGGAGCCTCAGTAACCTGCTGAGTAGCCGGAAGCTGATGACTGTGGGGATCGTGCTCGGCTGGCTCATGGTCATCCACTTTCTGGTCAATGTGTGgcttctctgccttctgtctgCATTGCTAGCGGTGCTGGGAGGATGGCTGGGCTCAAACGCCATTGTGGGGGCTTCAGGTCGACTGCATCTGGAACGCTTCATCCCAGTGGCCACCTGTCCTCCAAACCCTGAGGCAGAGAGGCAATTGGAACAGGAGATCAACCGCACCATCCAGATGATTATTCGGGACTTTGTGTCTTCCTGGTATCGCTCAGTGAGCCAGGAGCCAGCCTTTGAGGAAGAAATGGAGGCCGCCATGAGAGGCTTGGTCCAGGAGCTCCGGAGGAGGATGGGCATGGTGGACAGTCATGCTCTTGTTCAGAGGGTTCTGACTCTGTGCGGTTGTCACCTGCAGAGCTATATTCAGGCAAAGGAGGCCACAGCTGAGAAGCAGAGTGGTACAGTTGAGCCCTCCCAGCTCTGGGAGGCTTACTGCCGAGCTACTGCCCCACATCCTGCTGTACAGAGCCCCAGCACTGAGGTCACCTATACACGTGGCATTGTAAATTTGTTACTGCAAGGACTCGTGCCAAAGCCCCACTTGGAGACCCGGACCGGGCGCCATGTTGTGGTGGAACTCATTACTTGCAATGTAATCTTACCACTAATCAGCAAGCTTTCAGATCCCGACTGGATCCACCTTGTACTTGTGGGCATCTTTTCCAAGGCCAGAAATAATCCTACAGGAGTGGTTAAACCAACCTCCCCAGCCAGTGGTCTGGAAAAGCCCTCAGTGCCCACATCTCTGCCTCTGATTGTTGAGGTACAGAGTCTGCCAGAAGTGAGAGCCCCgtctccagcagcagcagcaccagtgCTACTAAACTGTAGTGAGCCAGAGGGGCCTTCCCACCACTCGCCAGAAGTTGAAGAAGGCCATGAAGCAATAGAGGGAGAATTGGGTGGAGtgccagaagaaaggaaagtaggAAACAACGCATCTCATTTCCTACAGCCAGATATTCGAGGCCCTTTGTTCTTATGTGAAGAGCTGGAGTCTCCATTGTCTGAACTGAGTAAAGAAACCATCATGCTCATGACCCCAGGCAACTTCCTCTCTGACAGGATCCAGGATGCCCTGTGTGCCCTAGAGGGTCCCCAGTCTCTGGAGTCTAAGAATGTTGAGGCATCTGAAGGAATCGAAGGAGCAGAGGCCGAGGAGGGTCCAGGAACAGAAACAGAGGCAGGCCTGCTGGTCTCCATGCTGACTTCCTGCCCAGAGATCCACATTGACACAGCAGACAAGGAAGTAGAGCAAGGAGATGTCACCTCTCTTACAGCTTTGCTGACAGATCCGGAGAGGACCTGCCCCCCACGACCCTCATGCTTAGAGAAGGATCTCACCAATGGCGTGAGCTCCTTAGATCCTAGTCTCCCACAGGTTCTGCTTTCCTCCTCTCCAACCGGTCCTGTCAGCTCAGCCACCTTCAGCTTTGAGCCCCTGAGCAGTCCAGACGGCCCAGTTGTTATCCAGAACCTTCGTATCACTGGTACCATTACTGCTCGAGAGCACAGTGGCACTGGATTCCACCCATACACGCTCTACACGGTGAAG tATGAGACAGCTCTGGACGGTGAGAACAGCAGTGGCCTGCAGCAGCTGGCCTACCACACTGTGAATCGCCGCTACCGCGAGTTCCTCAATCTGCAGACACGTCTGGAGGAGAAATCAGATCTACGGAAGTTCATCAAAA atgtaaaggGTCCTAAAAAGCTCTTTCCAGATCTTCCATTTGGAAACATGGATAGTGACAGAGTAGAAGCCCGTAAGAGCCTCCTGGAATCCTTTCTAAAG CAACTCTGTGCCATTCCAGAGATCGCTAACAGTGAAGAGATGCAGGAGTTCCTTGCTCTGAACACAGATGCTCGTATTGCCTTTGTCAAGAAACCATTCATGGTGTCCAGAATAGACAAG ATGGTGGTGAGTGCTATCGTGGACACCTTGAAGACAGCATTTCCTCGCTCTGAACCCCAGAGTCCCACAGAAGAGCTGAGTGAGGCCGAGACAGAAAGCAAGCCCCAGACAGAAGGCAAGAAGACTAGCAA GTCCAGGCTGAGGTTCTCATCCAGTAAGATTGCTCCAGCACTGAATATAACTGAAGCACCTGAGAAGATTCTCTATTGTTTTCAGGAAGGCAGTGTG GAGTCAGAGATCCTATCCATGTCTGGGATGGAGTCCTTTATTGAAAAACAGACAAAGTTACTAGAAATGCAGCCAGCAGAAGTCCCAGAAAAAGACCGTGAACAAATCCCCAAAGGTTGTGTGGATGGTTACTTGTCAGATCCAGCCGTGCCAGCCCAAGACCTCAGCACCAGTGATCCGG ggacagagacagagctagCTGACACAGCCCTGGATCTGCTCCTCTTGCTGCTAATGGAACAGTGGAGATGGCTGTGTACAGAAAACATGCAAAAAGTTCTTCGTCTTGTCTTTGGGACCCTAATTCAGAG